A genomic stretch from Deltaproteobacteria bacterium includes:
- a CDS encoding serine protein kinase produces MSENSIIHHIQELQNTDNFQTLHWQGSFEDYLNIVKEDPRVTRSAFERIYDMILSYGTEAFEDNKQHLVRYKFFDDPTADGRDAVFGLERPLMRMVNVFKSAARRYGTEKRVLLLHGPVGCAKSTIVRLMKRGLEVYSRTDAGALYTIAWTSAGKDGGDSHNRLSDEMICPMHEEPLHLIPLDWRAKVLEELNAGRPPEERVHIEGELCPCCRQMYKELISRYRGDWTQVLNHIRVRRVILSEKDRVGIGTFQPKDEKNQDSTELTGDINYRKIAEYGSDSDPRAFNFDGEFNVANRGLVEFIEVLKLDVAFLYDLLGASQEHKIKPKKFPQTDIDEVIIGHTNAPEYRKLQNNEFMEALRDRTVKIDIPYITRLDDEIKIYEKDFNSEKIPHIHIAPHTIQTAAMWAILTRLEEPKKAQLTLMQKLKLYNGQSLPGFTEDNVLELRREGKKEGMEGISPRYIQDKISNALVSDKHEGCINPFMVLKELEGGVAHHSLISSDEMRKRYKELLAVVREEYENVVKNDVQRAISADEESIAKLCANYIDNVKAYTQKEKVRNKYTGEDEEPDERMMRSIEEKIDIPDSRKDDFRSEIMNYIGALAVDGKKFDYKTNERLQKALELKLFEDQKDSIKLTSLVSSAVVDDKTQEKIDVVKSRLIRNYGYCDICAGDVLHFVASIFARGDVKS; encoded by the coding sequence ATGAGCGAAAACAGTATCATCCACCATATCCAGGAACTCCAGAACACGGACAATTTCCAGACTCTCCACTGGCAAGGTTCATTCGAAGACTACCTCAATATTGTAAAGGAAGATCCCAGGGTGACTCGAAGCGCTTTCGAGAGGATCTATGATATGATCCTCAGTTACGGTACGGAGGCGTTCGAGGACAACAAACAACATCTTGTCCGGTACAAGTTTTTTGATGATCCTACGGCCGATGGGCGGGACGCTGTCTTCGGTCTGGAACGGCCCTTGATGCGGATGGTGAATGTCTTTAAGTCCGCCGCCCGTCGGTATGGGACGGAAAAACGGGTCTTGCTGCTCCATGGGCCGGTCGGGTGTGCGAAAAGCACCATCGTCCGCCTGATGAAGCGGGGGCTGGAGGTTTATTCCCGGACCGATGCGGGGGCCTTGTACACGATTGCCTGGACCTCTGCCGGGAAAGACGGAGGGGACAGCCATAATCGTCTCAGCGACGAGATGATCTGTCCCATGCATGAGGAGCCGCTCCACCTGATTCCCCTGGACTGGCGGGCGAAGGTTCTCGAAGAACTTAATGCAGGGCGGCCTCCGGAAGAGCGGGTTCATATTGAAGGAGAACTGTGTCCCTGCTGCCGTCAGATGTACAAGGAACTGATCTCCCGCTACCGGGGCGACTGGACACAGGTGTTGAACCACATACGGGTCCGTCGGGTCATTCTTTCCGAAAAGGACCGGGTCGGGATCGGAACTTTTCAGCCCAAGGATGAGAAGAATCAGGATTCTACGGAGTTGACTGGAGATATCAATTACCGGAAGATTGCCGAGTACGGTTCCGATTCGGATCCCCGTGCCTTCAATTTCGACGGGGAGTTCAACGTGGCCAACCGGGGACTGGTCGAGTTTATTGAAGTCCTCAAACTTGATGTCGCATTTCTCTATGACCTGTTGGGGGCGTCGCAGGAACACAAGATCAAACCGAAGAAGTTTCCCCAGACCGATATCGACGAGGTGATTATCGGTCATACGAACGCGCCGGAATACCGCAAACTCCAGAACAATGAGTTCATGGAGGCCCTCCGGGACCGGACGGTCAAGATCGACATTCCCTACATTACCCGGCTCGACGACGAGATCAAGATCTACGAAAAGGATTTCAATTCCGAAAAGATCCCCCATATCCATATCGCTCCCCATACGATCCAGACGGCGGCCATGTGGGCGATCCTGACCCGCCTCGAGGAACCGAAAAAGGCGCAGCTCACCCTGATGCAGAAACTGAAACTCTACAACGGGCAGTCGCTCCCCGGTTTCACCGAGGACAACGTTCTCGAACTTCGCCGGGAAGGGAAGAAGGAAGGGATGGAAGGGATCTCCCCCCGTTATATTCAGGACAAGATCTCCAATGCCCTTGTGAGCGACAAACATGAAGGGTGCATCAATCCCTTCATGGTGCTGAAAGAACTGGAGGGAGGGGTGGCCCATCATTCCCTGATCAGTTCGGATGAGATGCGGAAACGGTACAAGGAACTCCTCGCCGTGGTCCGGGAGGAATATGAGAATGTCGTCAAGAACGATGTGCAGCGGGCCATCTCGGCCGACGAGGAGTCGATCGCCAAGCTCTGTGCGAACTACATTGATAACGTCAAGGCCTATACCCAGAAGGAAAAGGTCCGGAACAAATATACCGGTGAAGATGAGGAACCGGATGAGCGGATGATGCGCTCCATCGAAGAGAAGATCGATATCCCGGACAGCCGCAAAGATGACTTCCGAAGTGAGATCATGAATTACATCGGCGCCCTCGCCGTGGATGGGAAGAAGTTCGACTACAAAACCAACGAACGGCTTCAGAAGGCGCTGGAACTGAAGCTCTTTGAGGATCAGAAGGACAGCATCAAGCTGACCAGTCTCGTCTCCTCGGCGGTGGTGGACGACAAGACGCAGGAGAAGATCGATGTGGTCAAAAGCCGCCTGATCCGGAACTACGGTTACTGCGATATCTGCGCCGGCGATGTCCTGCATTTTGTGGCGAGTATCTTTGCCCGGGGCGATGTGAAGAGTTAA